The sequence tttttctttttacacgTCCCTTCCCTTAGGAATCGTtgcaatgataaaaaaaaattacgataaaataaaatagaaagaaagaaaaaactttcCATTTAGGAATTGTTGCAatgaatgattaaaaaaaaaaaaaaaaaaacacttcccATTTGATTTGATACttgaaaaagtaaaacatatttttcttgaTCATAAACAATATACATTTTGATGAAGGATTGGGCCAAGAATTGTTACAATTTAGGagcccaaatatttaaattctttaatggGATATGAGAATTTGTTTTCATAATTCTAAGAGAAATTtatacagtattattttttacatattattatttaaatatttaaaaaatataaaataattttatacaatatttttaatatttaaaatattcatgatTTATAGAGTTTTAACTaaaccaaataaatattttttttctttttggtaaatcgcttacaaattaaacattattttatgaaaactcTTAACAATATTTTTGTACAAAACTGATAATCAtgacaattttacaaaattttctttccacTGAGAAATACTTTTGAGCaatggaaatatatatttattggagTGGTCGGTGTTAAAATTATGAACGTTTTTAAACATATTCGGTCATATACTTCTAAACATATTTTGACATGTTCAAGTCTTATACTTCTGAACATATTTGAGAtgttcatatttgaaaatgTTCAGTCATACACTTAGTCACATACTGCTGAATGCATTTGAGATGTTCAGTCCTATATttctaaaaacataaatattcgatcatatatttctaaatatatttaagatgatcaataatatatttttaaatacatttgaaatatttaatcttatatttttgaatataaatatatttaattaataaatattcttaATAGTAATTTGTTCAATCATATATTtctaaatgtatttaaaatattcaattctatatttttgaacataaatatgtttaattagaaaatatccttaataataattttaaatgaaataaaaatataaatttataatggaactATATAAAATTACAGTTCTTTTGGTTGGTAGTGTAATTACAATTCTCTATTGTTTCAAACAAAGTCAGTCTAGCAAGATTTTtgcgaaaaaataaataaataaaaaaagtttgacACCACTTAACATGTATATACTTCAGCTTCGAATCATGCAAACACGCAGAACATCGCTTTCCTTCTTCTCTTAGGAGTTGAAGATGGCAGTCTTCCttcttttgggattttttggaTTTGCACATTCGCTTGTGAAATAATCCATACCAAATGGATCTTTTTCATGTATTATTAATTCTCTCGCACTATCAAACGGGTTATGATTTCCATCTATATCTCTCGCAAGCTTCACAAAATCCTCAAACTTCATAGCAACAACCATTCCATCCTCCTTGTTCATACATGTTATATCAATGGGCTTCTGCTCTATACTTTCCACTCTCTTCTCCATTCTTCCAGAAGTTGCCCAGAAACTCTAATTAACAAACCCAaatccaaattaattatttaaaaaaaaaaaaaagctgcttGCAGCAGTAATTGAGAAACCCCCagtagaaaaagaagaagagaggtcgctagctatatatatatatatatatatatacacacacacaacaaAATAGAAGAGTAGATGTGTTTCGCAGACGTGTTTCGCACGTATTATAAAAtatggtaaataaataaattattcctATTAGCTAATAAGTTCCTTGTCTTGTATAATTACCATCTATCCTATTCCTACCAgtaggtttattttattttattttttctagtaaATCTATTCCTagtaggttatatatatatatatatataactatatattattcctatatgtttatttatacaGATTATAGAATTTGATCGTCAATGCGACTACatgtacttcttttttttttttttttttttttaacatcttatccatttgtttccattttttcaatattttctttttattcattttagaaaaagattGCCCTTTAAGCTATAAGCCAGTTTACCTACTACAACAATTTCAATTGTAATTAAATCATTAATACAAAAACTTATATACTGGTTGTAacacaattaaaatttatttattattggtaCTTAAAAGTCAttgctatatattaaaaaaaatcttaaaatttggattttgtACTAAGATGATATATAGAATTTAatcacaaacaaaaataattaatttatgacttaataataataataatagtaataataataataataatcgttCTACAAAAAAGTATATAATGTAGCTGAATTTCAATCCATACGGGGGAATTGGGGGTTGTTAGAGCTAAAACAAAAGGTAACACTTCGGGGAACAGACaatttattgaattattattcCTGTAAGTGACCCGGGCTAAGTAAAAAGCCCATATTTATCCCCAAAACCAgtctcccttttcttttttctttttttcctttgtcccttttttttttttttttttggatgaaatgtaAACCATTTTGAGTTGGTGACGCGAGTGGGGCCTAGTTCTCTTTCCTCTTGAACCCCAAATTTTGCCTATCGAATTGTCGTTTGATCTCTAGTGCATTGCTGGCCAATTGTTATGTTATGGTCTGTGATTTTGTAGTTTGAGCTAAATGGATATTTTCTTCAATAAGTTAGTTGCCAATTTGTGCCCCTTGATTTATGGATATTTTGGTTTCACATTCAGGCTTTCAGCAAAGAGGTATTGGGTTTTCTAATGGGCTTAGCGAGGGCACAAATATTGAGAATGAGTTCCATTATAGCCTCGAATAACTCTTTTATCTAAGCATAGTCTATTGTCTATTGGGACTAATAATTCAATGATCACCTCTCAGTTTTTCCACACATGTTTTAGATGATTTAAGCCTCGATGACGCAAAGAAAATTGCAACCAGTTGAACTGACAATCATTAATCATCTAATTCCATGTGTGAGCAATACTTATTAATCAGAGGTTCTCATtgcatttcctttcttttcttgcttcTTTTTCTCCTCGTTCTTCTTATGtattctttttgttgttgttgttattattattattattattattttctctcaaTGCAACAACTTAGTTTGGAATGATAAATCGGTGTTCTTAGATGTAGTTGGCCTGCACAATTTTCTTTGCTATGAATTTCCCTATATATTCATAGCCATGAGAGTACAGAGCTTCAATTTCGGCTCTCTTACCGGTCTGAACCATTAATGCCAGCTCTTCCCTGTAATTCTCCTGTAGCACAAATGCACTTCGTCAAACATTTTTTATGTGGTACATACGAGGAGAACATGTCAAAGATTAGGATTTCAAATATACGGCAAACATTTCAAAATGCTGATAGTTAACCTGCAAGACATTCGTGGACATCAAGCTTTTAGCAATTTGGAGGTCCTTTGGTTTTAATGGAATTAAGGATTCTTCAGGTATGAGATTTAGATCGTTCCCTCGCAGTCCTAACCACTTCACATTGCAAGCTGAAGAATGCATAAATTGGTTAGTTTCTTTTAACAGGAAAAGAATGGTATAGTAAGGAAGTTACCATATCTATAAGCCTCCAAGCCCATCCCAATGCTTCCAAATTTGAAGGTGCATAAGATAGCCAACCCAGCTGGATTCCTTGAAAAAGAGTTTATGGAAGTAAGAAGGGAAACGAACTACTCAAGTATGTTGCAAAGCAATCAGGAAAATCCATACCAGTCTACCAAAGCCAGAATTGGCAATTCAGGAAAAGTCCTGCTCAGTCGGTGAAGAAGAAACCTACATTAGACTTCAATTAGCTTGGAACGATATGAATGCAAAAATATGTGATTATAGCTCGAAACTAGGTGCATTGAATCCTTAATTgagtaaaacttttttttttttttttatgaactttTACTCCCTTCGGATTAGTAAACAGGGCAATTGAAATCTAGCTCTAAGTAACCGGTTCAAAAAAATTACCTTGTAGCAATATCTGGGTAGCCTTTGGCTGTGATGAGAATAGTTGGAATTTGGTTGAATACACAATCCTCTGAAAGCCGCTGGAATATTGCATGCTAAATATATCCAACTGCTCAGTATTTTTCTGAAGGAATAGATTAAGGGAGAGGTATTTGTAAAGCAAAACAATTATATACCTTTTCCACTACAATTATATACCGTGCATCCGTCTTCAGAATCAACTTGTCCAACAGATTCAAGTCACCAGAAATAGCATACCCGGAAGATCCACCAACAGAACAATCCACAACCTCTTTATTTGGCTCCTATATTATATTCCAAACCAAAACAAATTCATTTTTATGCATTATTTCGTTAAACAAAACAGCAAGTAGGTCCTATTATGGCCAATGTATTTTACTGTACATAAAAGTAAATTATGAACTGTGTTCTTCAAAGCTCATATATGAGCTAGCATGGTTATAACTTACATTTAACAGGACCAATCTATTCCACAAGTGAATCAATTAtacaaaaagaacaataaatatctatataaccCATGAAATCCCTTTTGTGAAAAATGTGACATCACAATCTCAATCTCCCTATTGCCAGTAATTAACGCTATTTCCATCGAATTAAACCAAACTAGGGAACACAATACGCCCAATGTGAAAAGCCAAAGGGGAAAAAATCGTCGACGTACCTCCAGCAACAGACGGCCGGTAACTAATCCTCTACTAGATGCCATGATTCCTAGACTGTAACGGCTGCACCGTAGCAATGTCACAACATCTGGGACACCAAACATTTCATAGcattaagatttattttcttctggacattgattttttttcagaaaggaatgtcacagaaaaaaataataataataattaaatttatgacCTTGGATAGTCCTATTGACCTCCAATTGAGACGAAAAGTAATCCGGTGAATCACAGATCAATTTGTAAAAGAGCTCCCTCTGAGTGACTCGCTTTTCTTGAGCTAAAATTTTATAGCACATCTCCATCACCTTCCACACTGttagattttaaaatgaaaattcatgaaacaaaaaaataattatagagAGGATCAAAGAAACATAATAACCTCTAATGAAGGCTTTAGCGGCATTGGCTTGCATCAGAGACCTTGTGCAGAACGATCCAGATAGGAAAATCCATGAAACACTCGTCAACATTCCTTGATTCACTCGGCCGTTGCTCCATTTTCTAGCAATCTGTACATTTTCAGAGGATCGGCATATTCAAaagataagaataataataacaataatggagtttgtgcataattttgttGTTCAGTTTGGCAGCCAAGAAAATTTTAGCAAAGTGGAAAATATGATACGTGAAACGGTATGATGCGTCGAAATTGGAAAATAGAGTACCAGAGGAAGGTCGGAGATTGCGGGAGCCGGAGAGGTCAAGGTCCTTAGGAAATTGAGAACGGCGACTTCGATTCTCGCTAGGACCTGTTATGGAGATCATGATGATGCCGATGGTGATaatatgaaaatgataatgagaaaAGAGGAGGACAAGAAAAGCAAAACCTCGAAAGGAGGAATAATATCTGCGTAGCAGAGTTTTTGATCGGAGAAGAAACTCATGGAGGTTTCGCGTGATTCTTCCATTCTTGTGATTTGGCGCGGCAGATGAGACACCGAGATTTTGAACTCCTTTTAGGTTGGGTTTGGTTTGGTGGTGTTTTCTTAAACGACTGCGTTTCGTAATGCATGCCCATACCCTTCCTTTTGATTCCTTCTGGCCATAGCCCATAATAAGGACCTGGGCCCGCTAACTGTATGGCTTGTcttgttttttattaataaaaataaataaataaataaataaacactagaaaatatattattttatcaataaaaatctCCGAAGATTTTGGACaaggagaagagaaaaagatACATGATCTCGAACTGTATGATATTtatgtccaaaaaaatatataaaatactccAAAGACAAACGAAATTTAGAATTACACAAGTCCCTGAATTTAGTTCAcgaattttaaatatcaaccgAACAGTTGACGTCTTTTACATAATACTCATAACATTGTGacgtaaagagaaaaaaaaaaaatatatatatatatatacatatattatatttgattttatttgttttatttgcagtgaaatattatttgtttgtatttaattttcgAGTTTAGTTTTAATTAAGAAACCagaatatttttctctttattttatttattatttcaaattattgttattattattattattattattatgattatgttAAAATATGAGTTTATTCCTATTTATAACATGTCTAAGttggaaatataatttttccataattacatgGATGCTATTGCTAGATAAAATATCATTATGGAAAAGTCTTATTGTAACATAATGTTACATTAttaaatatccaaaattcaacaaataaatttgatgactctagtatataaacataaatataaatacactTGGTATTATGAACATAAATATAaacacttttaatatatatatatatatagttttaatctattagaaaaataattctcatcatttatagttttaatgtattagaaaaataattttcatcttATATTGAATACTTAATTATGatgtaaaatcttaaaaattattatttatctatcaaaaattttaatattaaattattaattaaaaatagataactctcttttaatatatatacatatatagttttgttatttgttattattgacaTAAtcatttatatgataaattttaattgaaatatttaattttgttattttttattataaaaatttaaaaataaatttttaatagtaattatttaaattattatttaatatgtatattcCACTGTTATTAATTGttgaacaataataacaaactagcatttttcatatatatatatatatatatatatacatttctaTGCCATCACCAAAAAGGAAACTTCCACATCCGCTTCACATGGATCTCGTCCTTAATTAGAAGTATTGCGTCATCACTAGCAACTATATCTTTTAGTGTGCAAGGTTGATACAATGTATTTGTCCCTATAGTGCATATTGCTACAAAAGTTTTCAATTATAtaactttgcaaaatcaattAAGATGCGTGCACTTTCTTCGAGGGAATCATTTTCTTAGATCTTCCAACTGTAGACAAATCTCTGgcttaataaaatcaaaatatatgatCAAGTTACcattaattattacaattataaatGACATTAACACGCATGTAAATGATTAgctttctttaattcatttttataatgatGCATTTCTATATGTTCATCAAGATCCATGCTTATGTATCAAAATTGGATCCATTTAAATcagttttaaatttatatattaaaaatttatagaaaaataaatctttaatacAACTCTACTAATAATTAACAtgttaatatgaattttatgaaCGAAGATTACTAGGTaacaaatagcatttttttttaaatatattataagatAAACCTACATGATATAGAGGGGCAACCTATATAACTTTAaggtaataattatatatatatagctggcATAGAAGACTCCATATGTAACTTGGTTTACCAAGTCTTCAATCCGCGTAGTTCAGTGTAAGGTCCCTAATCCCTAACCCCAAGTTCAAAACCCagcgcagagagagagagagagagagctttcaAGCAATTTCCAATCCCTCTATAGCAATTTCCGAACCCTCTATAGTGGCCTACACTCTA comes from Ziziphus jujuba cultivar Dongzao chromosome 6, ASM3175591v1 and encodes:
- the LOC107430172 gene encoding meiotic recombination protein SPO11-2 — its product is MEESRETSMSFFSDQKLCYADIIPPFEVLARIEVAVLNFLRTLTSPAPAISDLPLIARKWSNGRVNQGMLTSVSWIFLSGSFCTRSLMQANAAKAFIRVWKVMEMCYKILAQEKRVTQRELFYKLICDSPDYFSSQLEVNRTIQDVVTLLRCSRYSLGIMASSRGLVTGRLLLEEPNKEVVDCSVGGSSGYAISGDLNLLDKLILKTDARYIIVVEKHAIFQRLSEDCVFNQIPTILITAKGYPDIATRFLLHRLSRTFPELPILALVDWNPAGLAILCTFKFGSIGMGLEAYRYACNVKWLGLRGNDLNLIPEESLIPLKPKDLQIAKSLMSTNVLQENYREELALMVQTGKRAEIEALYSHGYEYIGKFIAKKIVQANYI